Genomic window (Arachis hypogaea cultivar Tifrunner chromosome 13, arahy.Tifrunner.gnm2.J5K5, whole genome shotgun sequence):
AAATTCCAGAGAAGTCTAGACCTCACTCGCTCTCCCTTTCTTCACTCTTCTATTCTTTCTGTATATTAAACTCTGCAAACGCATTCCCCTATCTGCGCATCATCGTAATCGTAATCCTAATCCGAAACCTAATCATCTTCTTCATCCATGGCGGGATACAAACTGTTGAAGCGGAAAGGCATCGATCATGTTCCCGACGATTTCTACGATTTCCCTCTTTCTTCTCCCGCCACCAAGATTCGCCGTCTGGTTcgtcttctctctttctttcgtTCTCATTGTTCATTCCAAGTTCCTCATCGGTTTATTAATGAATTAAATCGTGTTTTGTTAATTATGGTTGTGATCAGGATGGTGAGTTGCCGCCAATTGCAGAGGTGGAACTCGAACATGAACAACCCTTACCCATTCCAGCGGAAGCAGAAGCAGATGCTTCTCCACCTCCCAACGCAGAGAGAGCTCTCGTTCTCTTCAAGCCGCTAATGCATTCGTCATCTCCTTTCTCTCTCACCCTCGACTCTGATCTCCTCTCTCGATTCAAGAGTACGTCTCTCTCTTTCGCAAATTAATTAGTAGGCGACTTCATCCAATTCAATTCGAGATTCAAAATTCAGTTGACTTTACTCTTTAATTTGCTGCAGGGGAAGCGCATTGGTCAAAAGGTGATTCTGATTGCGAGCGCCTCATAAAATCAGCGGTGGAGAAGGAAGAACAAGACAAGAGGAACCGTGGAATGGCTATTGTGCCTTGGGCACCCTCATCCAATTTCGCGCAAGGTTCCAACATTGCAAATACAGAGATGATGGAAGCTGATCACATGGGTCCAGAACCAGAAGAAGAACCATCCGTGATGATGGATGTAGAAAACCAACAAGaagaaaataatagttattttaagtCTTCAAGTTCAACGCTAAATCTAAGTAATGGTGGTGGTGTTCTTGTTGGTGGAGTGGCAGCAACACCAGAAGGGTTCAACCAGTGGCAGCAACAGCAACAGCAGCATCATTGCTTGTGGCCACATCTTCCTCAAAACATGTCAACTCCAATCACATGGACACGTTGAGACGCAAATCACCTATTAGTTTCTACACGCCCTTCCTTTCATTGTAGTGCTACTAGATTGGAATAGAATGGGattgcaatttttttttagttttgcagAGAATTGCACCTTTTTCAATATCAAGGAATGGAATGTGGATAGGATTAGGCATGCCATGGGACTTGAGAGGATAGGACGGTAATCCTTTGTACTTATGTGGAAGGACCATCCACTTTTAACCAAGAATTTCATGTTCTTATGTCGTCTTTGCCCCTCATGCTTCATCATTTAAACTTGTCATTGGCTAATGCTTAGCAGTACTAGATATGAATTTTGCATTGGTATTTGTATTCGTGCCAACTCGATAAGGCTTTTCATAGATATGAATTAcagattattattaaaaaaaaaaaaagattgcgtACATGTGCAAAGAAGGAGGAGGTCCTttcaatttttattacaaaaagaaaatccTTCTAAGAATGAATTAAATGGTTTTCCACAAATCCAAATCAAACAATCCAAAGGGCTTGGTTGGAGTTTTTTCTTTTAGGTTTGGAGCTTATAATTCAATTTTACAGGTACATCTCTGGTAAAACCAGAATCACAGCAAAATTAAATGCCAAAAAACTGGCAGGTCAATCATAAGGGAGCCTTTCAGACGACAATATAAATGGAAAGGTCATGATGTAATTCCTAAGTTACGGCCGAAAATATTGTTCTTCTATGTCATACTCTGTACTCTTCTTCCTTAAGAAAGTATATGTAGATATTCTTCTCTATCCAGCATCTCTATGattctatatatatatgctaaTCTCCAGTCACATAAGTCTTTTCTTCATAGTATCTCTTTTCGCTCTGAGCCTTTTTAGCATTGCGTTTCTGCATCAGATAAAACAAATGGAAGCAGAGAACTTTCTATCAGAAATTTGTACAGGAAAAGCAAATAGGATAGGAGTAAAGCGTTCTATCAGAATTCAGCCGTTACCACATAGGCTTCATGGTTAGCCAAAATACGCTGGGCTACTGAGGTAGTAGTGATATCTTTAGGGCTTTCAAGCAAGTGGAATATTCCCATGCTCTTTGGGACCTCATATGGATCTCTTTCACTCTGTACAATGACAACTTGCTCACTCGTatggaagaaaaataataaaataaggaaatgaCATTGTATATCATGTGAAATTGCAAAAGGCCAACTTACATATAATGATTTCTCAGCAACAGTCCCGTGCACAACCGCCGAGATATTGAAAGTTGTTATCTGTTTGAttccaaataaataaatagaactcATCATCATGAAATATTGGAAATGCATATGAACACTTAGCTCAAACTATGCTCAATAAGGGTGAGACAAATGGAGAGGATAAGCATGTTCAGATGATTCTTAAGTATGCAATTTATGTGTAAAAGCAGTTAAATCCTTAATCACTTAAAAAAGAACGCAAGGGAAAAGGCAGATATCATGAAACTAGCATGCCCTATTAAAAgacagtaattcgaatcaatacaaCAAGAACAACTTCATATAAATGGTGGCAGCTACTTAAACGATGTTCAGACTTGAGCATATACCATGTCCTTTGTAATTTCCCATGGTGCGCCAATAATGACTTCATCAACATAACCGCAAGCCAGCACACTAAGGCTACGCTCGTGTAGGTGCATAATTGGATAGTGATTCCCTCGTTGTGAGCTGCAAGGAAGTTGCTAGTCACATGAATACTTGGATCATAGCTGTAACTTCAATTTTACATGATAAAAAACTGCATACCTCACAGTCTCGTCTGAGTGGATACCAACAAGAAGAAAATCTCCGAGCTGCCTAGCCTTCTTAAGTATCTGAGAGAACAGGAAATACTGAATTAAGACAGCCATATCAAATAGTGCTATTTGACTGTTGCACACCTATAGAAAACTCATGTATACCTCAACGTGCCCAGCATGGAAGAGATCAAATGCCCCATCAATGTATACAATACGAGCATCAGGTCCAGGCCCCTAAAAGAGGATGAAGCCACAATGAATTATCATGCAAAATATTTTCATCTTGAAACCAATGATTGTGGCATAAATTTCAAATCAGTGTCTGTTGCAGCAAGTCAAGATATACAAGCATTGATCATCAAAATACCTTGCCATTTGAAAACTGTACAATACGTCGGGAAGTTGGTAGGAATTGGGACAAGTGGGAAACCTTTGGCTTGCTTTCTTCTTGAGGTTTTGCATCAGTACCATTAAGATCTTCGCGAGCTTTTTGATCTTTTAACGAAGACATAATTCTTCCTGTATAGAAACAGAGATCATACACATAATTAGCTTTTACCTACCACCCAATTTTTATCAATATAACACTTGGAACAAGAAAATTAACTTTATCCATCAACAACACAAGATTTCTGCTATCTTCGAACATAAGAAGAGACAAATCTTACCAACAATATCTGTACTGGAAACTCCTTCAGTACGTTTAATTTGCTTGTATCGGCCAGCTTTCTTTGCTGCAGCATAAGTATCTGTTCCATCTGGAAGCAGGCAAGGGTCATCGCCATGTATGACATAGTCAATGTTGTATTCATAGAAAAGACGATTCAAGAATTCCTCAGTAATTGCATAAGGAGCATCGGTTATGACTTCGTCCACCCATTTCAATCCACTAACAAGGGTCAGCCTGGAAGACAAAATACATTCTCAACATTAATTCTTTTACAATGTCGGCAAACTTGAGTTATTCAAACAAACAAGTTTATTCCCTTGCTGCAAAGTCTCTAGTCTTATGTTTAAGCTGAATTAGATTTTGTCTAAGAGAAAATCAATAGGAGCAAAACAGAAAAGGACCAAATATTTGTACCTCTCCTCCATAGACAAAACAGGCGGGCCTTTATTGGCGAGGATCTCCTCATCACTCACCAGACCCACAACCAATTCATCTCCTAGAGCTTTTGCCTGTCTGAGTGCATTGGCATGGCCATAGTGCATCAGATCAAAACAACCATCCATGTAAACCCGAACACGCCTCTTACCGGATCTCTTCTTAGGGAAAATCCCCAAATTAGACCAGGAGTGGGTCATCCCCCCAAAGTAGCTCGTCGACAGTCCCAGCAAGGCTGCTGTAACCATTAGACCACCCAACACATGTGGGTGGTTGTATACCCCCTCCCAAATCCAACTATTACTGTCATAATCCATAtggtcttctttctttcttttttggttttgttttgttttgttttcttatCAGAAACAAGATGTTTCTGTGATGTAAGAGGAGGCACAGACCTGCAACAAAGCAACCATCACGGCAAAATGTGAATCACATGAATGGTATGCCATCGAAAATCCTAAATTTCACACACAAAAACCTTTTTTATAGCTCAAATGCAAACAAGtgaaactaggaaggaattattgCTTCACATAATCACATATCCTGATTCatcccaaaaaaataaaagaagaattaaaaatgCTTCATATATTTAAGCAAAAAGTTGGCAAGCCACCACAACGAAATCAAATAACCGTTACACGTAAAATCCACAACAACAAAAATTGGAGGCGTTCTCATCTTCCTGATCTAGTCAAACcaacaaataaaaaatgcagCTATATTGTGAAATTCTTAGAACAAGTATCTTCCATTGTATGAATGAATatgtaaaaagatttaaaaaattccAACGAGAAAACCGACCTGAGATCCCGAAGTAAAAAACGAGAATTTTCACGGAAGGATGTGCAGCAATAAATGAAGATGGCAGAATGAGAAAATTGAACGCGTTTGATGGCATGCAAATTGCAAAAAGGAactagaaaagaagaaaaaaaaggaagaaggaagagatCGAATCTTAACCTGTTGTGTTTGTTTGTTCCTTTTTGCGTTACCTTTGTGTCTGTGTCTCCTCTTTCcttgttttttctcttttccttttttctttttttttttcttctctctgttCTCTCCCTTTGGATTCGTATGGAAGAAACCTCCTCTAAGTTTTGGCAACAACGAAGCTTTGTCTGagcttaatattattaatattaatatatatatacgtCACTTTTGAAAAGG
Coding sequences:
- the LOC112732372 gene encoding ethanolamine-phosphate cytidylyltransferase; this encodes MDYDSNSWIWEGVYNHPHVLGGLMVTAALLGLSTSYFGGMTHSWSNLGIFPKKRSGKRRVRVYMDGCFDLMHYGHANALRQAKALGDELVVGLVSDEEILANKGPPVLSMEERLTLVSGLKWVDEVITDAPYAITEEFLNRLFYEYNIDYVIHGDDPCLLPDGTDTYAAAKKAGRYKQIKRTEGVSSTDIVGRIMSSLKDQKAREDLNGTDAKPQEESKPKVSHLSQFLPTSRRIVQFSNGKGPGPDARIVYIDGAFDLFHAGHVEILKKARQLGDFLLVGIHSDETVSSQRGNHYPIMHLHERSLSVLACGYVDEVIIGAPWEITKDMITTFNISAVVHGTVAEKSLYSERDPYEVPKSMGIFHLLESPKDITTTSVAQRILANHEAYVKRNAKKAQSEKRYYEEKTYVTGD
- the LOC112732373 gene encoding uncharacterized protein, coding for MAGYKLLKRKGIDHVPDDFYDFPLSSPATKIRRLDGELPPIAEVELEHEQPLPIPAEAEADASPPPNAERALVLFKPLMHSSSPFSLTLDSDLLSRFKREAHWSKGDSDCERLIKSAVEKEEQDKRNRGMAIVPWAPSSNFAQGSNIANTEMMEADHMGPEPEEEPSVMMDVENQQEENNSYFKSSSSTLNLSNGGGVLVGGVAATPEGFNQWQQQQQQHHCLWPHLPQNMSTPITWTR